The Burkholderia lata genome contains a region encoding:
- a CDS encoding acyl carrier protein: MQQHEIAQKIVDFLVKHGGIKAGEFDADAEIFADGAIDSFTVLELTIFIEDTFGVEIDEEQVGRLKSIGRIADRITNEANANGEVE; encoded by the coding sequence ATGCAGCAGCATGAGATTGCGCAAAAGATCGTGGATTTTCTGGTCAAGCATGGAGGAATCAAGGCCGGAGAGTTCGATGCGGATGCGGAAATTTTTGCGGATGGGGCGATCGATTCTTTCACTGTTCTCGAGTTGACAATATTCATTGAAGACACCTTTGGCGTCGAGATAGATGAGGAGCAGGTGGGACGGCTGAAAAGCATCGGAAGAATTGCTGACCGCATTACCAATGAGGCGAACGCGAACGGGGAAGTCGAATGA
- a CDS encoding multidrug efflux RND transporter permease subunit, translating into MPSFFIDRPVFAWIVALAIVVAGVLAIPQLPIAQYPRLAPPRVVITASYPGASTETVDADVGSIIEESLDGADGLLYYETSSDGHGNLEIDVTFSPSTDPDIALVDVNNRLKQVEPRLPQQVVQQGIGVFKAANTFLMLVTLTSTDGARDSAQLGDYLNRYVLRELKRAPGVGAAELWDADEALRVWLDPAKLREYDLGADDVIAAISAQNATVTAGAIGDAPFVRGQQLTATVVVKGQLTSPEEFGRIVLKSKQDGSVVRVADVARVEIGRDDYSFYSRLNGRPAATVGIQLGPRGNALETSNAIRARLAELSRTLPPGVAVEIPFDGAHFVKIAIHEVVLTLVEAVVLVFCVMWLFLRDLRYTLVPTVVIPVTLMGAFVAMWAFGLSINVFTMFGLVLAIGILVDDAIVVVESVHRVMEEGVSPRDATRRAMKRIGGAIVGVTAVLTAVFVPMAFFPGSVGGIYRQFAVAMIASMLVSSFMALSLTPALCANLLKPVARHDGGTGRARRRGIGARLADRFGAAFARAETGYRRVAVFAVRRTGMVVAVYVALVIGCGLLYWMMPGGFLPTEDQGQLQVMIQLPAGATQARTLAVVERVEAILHGEPAIANVTSVIGWSFVGSGQNVGMAFVELKDWAKRDVDAMALRDRLNGRFGAILDGDVEAALPPSVRGIGHSDGFTFRLEDRGGVGLDALKAAREQLAERAKADPLLSAVHFEDLPDAPRIELDVDRAKAYALGVPFERIAGLLGGTFGSNYINDFPASGRMRRVIIEADPVARATDTQLMALTVPNRTGDMVPLSAIAAPHWTIGPVMLNRYNGYPSLDISGRAATGTSSGAAMAEMERLAGALPAGIGFDWVDAAREEQVAARQTPLLVGLSVLAVFMALAALYESWTIPLSVLTIVPLGMIGAIAAALARGMPNDVYFKVGMITVVGLAAKNAILIVQYARDLAGHGVPLRQAVVDAAAARFRPIVMTSMAFLLGVVPLVLATGAGAESRRSIGTGAFGGVLAATVFGLVFAPVAFRVVASVGRRGRRVAVAKREDRQAEAVGE; encoded by the coding sequence ATGCCGTCATTCTTCATCGACCGTCCCGTCTTTGCGTGGATCGTCGCGCTCGCGATCGTCGTCGCGGGCGTGCTGGCCATTCCGCAGTTGCCGATCGCGCAGTACCCGCGCCTGGCGCCGCCGCGGGTCGTGATCACCGCGTCCTATCCGGGCGCGTCGACCGAGACGGTCGATGCCGACGTCGGCAGCATCATCGAGGAAAGCCTCGACGGCGCCGACGGGCTGCTCTACTACGAGACGAGCAGCGACGGCCACGGCAACCTCGAGATCGACGTGACGTTTTCGCCGAGCACCGATCCGGACATCGCGCTCGTCGACGTCAACAACCGCTTGAAGCAGGTCGAGCCGCGGCTGCCGCAGCAGGTCGTCCAGCAGGGGATCGGCGTGTTCAAGGCGGCGAACACGTTCCTGATGCTCGTCACGCTGACGTCGACCGACGGCGCGCGCGATTCCGCGCAGCTCGGCGATTACCTGAACCGCTACGTGCTGCGCGAGCTGAAGCGTGCGCCGGGGGTAGGCGCCGCCGAGCTGTGGGATGCCGACGAGGCGCTGCGGGTCTGGCTCGATCCAGCCAAGTTGCGCGAATACGATCTCGGCGCCGACGACGTGATCGCGGCAATCAGCGCGCAGAACGCGACGGTCACGGCCGGCGCGATCGGCGACGCGCCGTTCGTGCGCGGCCAGCAGCTCACCGCGACGGTCGTGGTCAAGGGGCAGCTTACGTCGCCCGAGGAGTTCGGCCGGATCGTGCTGAAGTCGAAACAGGACGGCTCGGTGGTGCGCGTCGCGGATGTCGCGCGCGTCGAGATCGGCCGTGACGACTATTCGTTCTATTCGCGGCTGAACGGCCGGCCGGCCGCGACGGTCGGCATCCAGCTCGGCCCGCGCGGCAACGCGCTCGAAACGTCGAATGCAATCCGCGCACGGCTCGCCGAGCTGTCGCGTACATTGCCGCCGGGCGTCGCGGTCGAGATTCCGTTCGACGGTGCGCACTTCGTCAAGATCGCGATCCACGAAGTCGTGCTGACGCTCGTCGAGGCCGTCGTGCTGGTGTTCTGCGTGATGTGGCTGTTCCTGCGCGACCTGCGCTACACGCTGGTGCCGACCGTCGTGATCCCGGTCACGCTGATGGGCGCGTTCGTCGCGATGTGGGCGTTCGGGCTGTCGATCAACGTGTTCACGATGTTCGGCCTCGTGCTGGCGATCGGCATCCTGGTCGACGATGCGATCGTCGTCGTCGAGAGCGTGCACCGCGTGATGGAGGAGGGCGTGTCGCCGCGCGATGCCACGCGCCGGGCGATGAAGCGGATCGGCGGGGCGATCGTCGGCGTGACCGCGGTGCTGACCGCCGTGTTCGTGCCGATGGCGTTTTTCCCGGGCAGCGTCGGCGGCATCTACCGGCAGTTCGCGGTGGCGATGATCGCGTCGATGCTGGTGTCGTCGTTCATGGCGCTGTCGCTCACGCCCGCGCTGTGTGCGAACCTGCTGAAGCCGGTCGCGCGACACGATGGCGGCACCGGCCGTGCGCGGCGACGCGGCATCGGCGCGCGTCTGGCCGACCGGTTCGGCGCGGCCTTCGCGCGCGCCGAAACCGGTTATCGTCGCGTCGCCGTGTTTGCCGTGCGCCGCACCGGCATGGTCGTGGCCGTCTATGTCGCGCTCGTGATCGGATGCGGGCTGCTGTACTGGATGATGCCGGGCGGCTTCCTGCCGACCGAAGATCAGGGGCAACTGCAGGTGATGATCCAGTTGCCGGCCGGCGCCACGCAGGCGCGTACGCTCGCGGTCGTCGAGCGTGTGGAGGCGATCCTGCACGGGGAGCCGGCGATTGCGAACGTGACGAGCGTGATCGGCTGGAGTTTCGTCGGCAGCGGGCAGAACGTCGGGATGGCGTTCGTGGAATTGAAGGACTGGGCGAAGCGCGACGTCGACGCGATGGCGTTGCGCGACCGGCTCAACGGGCGGTTCGGCGCGATCCTCGACGGCGACGTCGAGGCGGCGCTGCCGCCTTCGGTGCGCGGCATCGGACATTCGGACGGCTTCACGTTCCGGCTCGAGGATCGCGGCGGGGTCGGGCTCGACGCGCTGAAAGCGGCCCGCGAGCAGCTTGCCGAACGCGCGAAGGCGGATCCGTTGCTGTCCGCCGTGCATTTCGAGGACCTGCCGGACGCGCCGCGTATCGAGCTTGATGTCGATCGTGCGAAGGCGTATGCGCTCGGCGTACCGTTCGAGCGGATTGCGGGGCTCCTGGGCGGCACGTTCGGCTCGAACTACATCAACGACTTCCCGGCGTCGGGCCGGATGCGGCGGGTGATCATCGAGGCCGATCCGGTCGCACGCGCGACCGATACGCAACTGATGGCGCTGACCGTACCGAACCGTACCGGCGACATGGTGCCGCTGTCGGCCATTGCCGCGCCGCACTGGACGATCGGGCCGGTGATGCTGAACCGGTACAACGGCTATCCGTCGCTCGACATCAGCGGCCGGGCGGCGACCGGCACGAGTTCGGGCGCGGCGATGGCGGAGATGGAGCGGCTTGCCGGTGCGCTGCCGGCCGGGATCGGCTTCGACTGGGTCGATGCGGCGCGCGAGGAGCAGGTCGCCGCGCGGCAGACGCCGCTGCTCGTCGGGTTGTCGGTGCTCGCGGTCTTCATGGCGCTGGCCGCGCTGTACGAAAGCTGGACGATTCCGCTGTCCGTGCTGACGATCGTGCCGCTCGGCATGATCGGCGCGATCGCCGCAGCGCTTGCGCGCGGCATGCCGAACGACGTGTACTTCAAGGTCGGGATGATTACCGTGGTCGGGCTGGCGGCGAAGAACGCGATCCTGATCGTGCAGTATGCACGTGACCTGGCCGGGCACGGCGTGCCGTTGCGGCAGGCCGTGGTCGATGCGGCCGCGGCGCGATTCCGGCCGATCGTGATGACGTCGATGGCGTTCTTGCTGGGCGTCGTGCCGCTCGTGCTGGCAACGGGCGCGGGGGCGGAAAGCCGGCGGTCGATCGGCACGGGCGCGTTCGGAGGCGTGCTGGCGGCGACGGTGTTCGGGCTCGTGTTCGCGCCGGTGGCGTTTCGGGTCGTGGCGTCGGTTGGGCGACGGGGACGGCGTGTGGCGGTGGCGAAGCGGGAGGATCGGCAGGCGGAGGCGGTGGGGGAGTGA
- a CDS encoding metallopeptidase TldD-related protein, with protein MTGFNPMARQAGIDWHAHFTRLADDAQRLTTPTETVLLGFSSETSDFIRFNGGKIRQTGRVTQGRLSVRLVDGARQAHSALTVCGDPAADLRELADAVAVLRDGLRDAQDDPHLLFDTSSWLQETRRTGRLPNADGLARIVAECARGLDFVGFYAGGTLARGFASSTGSRGWYEVENFNFSWSLYDPSGRAIKTVYAGDDWSDAAFAAKVDAAAARLPVLGRTPKALAPGHYRAYFAPDAVHEMTSLLGWSGFSARAVASARSPLHRLYAGEVALDPRVSITEDFSLGIAPAFNADGYRRDSVPLVVEGRGAGQLVCARTAREQGGTPNGADNGESPQSLTIAGGTLADADVLAALDTGLYVGNLWYLNFSDPIACRMTGMTRFATFWVEGGRIVAPIDAMRFDDSFYRLFGAELEQLGAAPVLLANDDTYGERATGGAQLPGLLARSFELTL; from the coding sequence ATGACGGGATTCAATCCGATGGCACGCCAGGCCGGAATCGACTGGCACGCGCATTTCACCCGGCTCGCCGACGACGCGCAACGGCTGACGACGCCGACCGAAACCGTGCTGCTCGGTTTCTCCAGCGAAACGTCCGACTTCATCCGCTTCAATGGCGGCAAGATTCGCCAGACCGGGCGCGTCACGCAGGGGCGGCTGTCCGTGCGGCTCGTCGACGGGGCGCGGCAGGCGCACTCGGCGCTGACCGTCTGCGGCGATCCGGCGGCCGACCTGCGCGAACTGGCAGACGCGGTTGCCGTGTTGCGCGACGGCCTGCGCGATGCGCAGGACGATCCGCACCTGCTGTTCGATACCTCGTCGTGGCTGCAGGAAACGCGCCGCACCGGGCGCCTGCCGAATGCGGACGGGCTCGCGCGAATCGTGGCCGAATGCGCGCGCGGGCTCGACTTCGTCGGCTTTTACGCAGGCGGCACGCTGGCGCGCGGCTTCGCGTCGTCGACCGGCAGCCGCGGCTGGTACGAGGTCGAGAATTTCAACTTCAGCTGGTCGCTGTACGACCCGAGCGGTCGCGCGATCAAGACCGTCTATGCGGGCGACGACTGGAGCGACGCGGCATTCGCGGCGAAGGTCGACGCGGCCGCCGCGCGGCTGCCCGTGCTCGGCCGCACGCCGAAGGCGCTTGCGCCCGGGCACTACCGCGCGTATTTCGCGCCGGACGCCGTCCACGAGATGACGAGCCTGCTCGGCTGGAGCGGCTTTTCGGCGCGTGCGGTGGCGAGCGCCCGCAGCCCGCTGCATCGCCTGTACGCCGGCGAAGTCGCGCTCGATCCGCGTGTGTCGATCACCGAGGACTTCTCGCTGGGTATCGCGCCGGCGTTCAACGCGGACGGCTACCGGCGTGACAGCGTGCCGCTCGTCGTCGAAGGGCGGGGCGCCGGGCAGCTCGTCTGCGCACGCACCGCGCGCGAGCAAGGCGGCACGCCGAACGGCGCGGACAACGGCGAATCGCCGCAGTCGCTGACGATCGCGGGCGGTACGCTCGCCGATGCCGACGTGCTGGCCGCGCTCGACACGGGGCTCTACGTCGGCAACCTCTGGTACCTGAACTTCTCGGACCCGATCGCGTGCCGGATGACGGGGATGACGCGGTTCGCGACGTTCTGGGTCGAAGGCGGGCGCATCGTCGCACCTATCGACGCGATGCGGTTCGACGACAGCTTCTACCGGCTGTTCGGGGCGGAGCTCGAGCAACTCGGCGCGGCGCCGGTGCTACTCGCGAACGACGACACGTACGGCGAGCGCGCCACCGGAGGCGCGCAGCTGCCGGGGCTGCTTGCGCGCTCGTTCGAGCTCACGCTGTAG